The following proteins come from a genomic window of Paenibacillus swuensis:
- a CDS encoding DUF4870 domain-containing protein — protein MVSTEDKNFALLAHLLGLFTSIVAPLLIWLLKKDSAYVERHAREAVNFHISLIIYYFVAGILCILLIGFVLLPLIGLLHLVCTILASVKAYNGEEYRYPLTIRLLK, from the coding sequence ATGGTTTCCACGGAGGATAAAAATTTCGCGTTACTGGCGCATTTGCTCGGGTTATTCACGAGTATTGTCGCACCGCTGTTAATCTGGCTGTTGAAGAAAGATTCCGCTTATGTGGAACGTCATGCCAGGGAAGCAGTCAACTTTCATATTTCATTAATTATTTATTATTTTGTGGCCGGGATTTTGTGTATCCTATTAATCGGTTTTGTGCTGTTGCCGCTCATCGGGTTGTTGCATCTGGTGTGCACGATTCTAGCGTCTGTGAAAGCTTACAACGGCGAGGAATATCGGTATCCGTTAACGATTCGGTTGCTTAAATAA
- a CDS encoding ArnT family glycosyltransferase, which produces MRGERKKEQGEDKVRPGSKQGEHKSKTNHSLPDRAHMSTNPAQTDFTQPAKVHSSIIPATILKVAPWLLLLTVAIFYLSWGITHSGPVRTWDEADFALALHRFDLLAMQPHFPGYPYFVLGGILMHRWLDDPAQALAAWNLLLTATALVPLYLLSRRYLTPMTSAALAAFLITMPYLWLLASQPMSEASGIAVLWWFLWSLAYALEHRSTKRLLLSAALFGVLMGIRLSFVPFGAGLVYLWYAHYIRDYTTKRRKFYPRLLFILSTALAFQLIWVIGLAASEGGLAGFLQLSVAFVQGHFSEWGGGAASSSLPMGERVLQYGINYFWTGLAAQSWIQAGAWAVIGLTSAYSFLSRPNNSSTKPDPILKLILLVVTAYGLWAFFAQNIEKPRHLSPLVAVSVWLVLAYALQTASKTQLHRGLLVALTAGIAMNLYTGTGWLTEQRMKPSAVAQLGNYMESVNEPLVLYTWEETRVLAYNGADFPHQRIETFELFKAEAEAQQSTKRVFVTDHVLNGFHAQNAELDGRFVKVAAFRAHPIFDPVYADIVLYEWLSP; this is translated from the coding sequence ATGCGCGGAGAGCGGAAGAAGGAGCAGGGAGAAGACAAGGTACGGCCAGGGAGCAAACAGGGCGAACATAAATCCAAAACAAACCATTCCTTGCCCGATCGTGCTCACATGAGCACTAATCCCGCGCAAACCGATTTTACTCAGCCTGCTAAAGTACATTCGAGCATTATTCCCGCCACCATTCTAAAAGTCGCCCCCTGGCTCCTGCTTCTTACCGTTGCCATCTTCTATCTGTCATGGGGAATCACCCATAGCGGTCCTGTCCGCACTTGGGATGAGGCGGATTTCGCCTTGGCGCTCCACCGCTTTGATTTGCTGGCGATGCAACCTCATTTCCCGGGGTATCCGTACTTTGTGCTCGGCGGTATATTGATGCATCGTTGGCTGGACGATCCGGCGCAGGCGTTGGCCGCATGGAATTTGCTGCTCACCGCTACTGCCTTGGTTCCTCTATACCTTCTATCCCGACGTTACCTAACACCCATGACATCTGCTGCCCTAGCCGCTTTCCTCATCACCATGCCTTACCTGTGGCTGCTAGCCTCCCAACCGATGTCCGAAGCCTCGGGTATTGCCGTGCTTTGGTGGTTTCTGTGGAGTCTCGCCTATGCCCTGGAACACAGGTCCACGAAACGATTATTACTTTCGGCGGCGCTATTTGGAGTGTTGATGGGCATTCGTCTGTCTTTTGTCCCCTTCGGCGCAGGCTTGGTGTATTTGTGGTACGCGCATTACATCAGAGACTACACGACTAAACGACGCAAATTCTACCCTAGACTATTGTTCATTCTCTCCACGGCGTTGGCGTTCCAGCTCATATGGGTCATCGGCTTGGCCGCTTCGGAAGGGGGGCTTGCGGGCTTTCTGCAGCTGTCGGTGGCCTTTGTGCAAGGACATTTCAGCGAATGGGGCGGGGGAGCGGCGTCATCCTCGTTACCTATGGGGGAGCGTGTCCTGCAGTATGGCATCAACTACTTCTGGACCGGGTTGGCAGCTCAATCCTGGATCCAGGCCGGCGCATGGGCGGTCATCGGTTTAACCTCCGCCTACTCATTCTTATCCCGCCCCAATAACTCTTCCACCAAACCCGACCCTATCCTAAAACTCATTCTATTGGTGGTTACCGCTTACGGGCTCTGGGCCTTTTTTGCTCAAAATATCGAGAAACCCCGCCATCTGTCCCCGCTCGTAGCGGTCTCCGTATGGCTTGTTCTTGCATATGCCTTGCAGACTGCGAGCAAAACTCAGCTGCATCGCGGCCTTCTCGTCGCGCTTACCGCGGGCATCGCAATGAACCTCTACACCGGGACGGGATGGCTCACCGAGCAAAGGATGAAACCCTCGGCCGTGGCGCAGCTAGGTAACTATATGGAATCGGTAAACGAGCCGCTAGTCCTTTACACATGGGAAGAAACCCGGGTGCTGGCCTACAATGGGGCGGATTTTCCTCATCAGCGGATCGAGACCTTTGAACTATTTAAAGCGGAAGCAGAGGCTCAACAATCCACCAAACGTGTATTCGTGACGGACCATGTCCTGAACGGATTCCACGCGCAAAATGCAGAACTGGACGGCCGATTTGTGAAAGTGGCGGCGTTTCGGGCACATCCGATTTTTGACCCTGTATATGCGGATATTGTGCTGTATGAATGGCTTTCCCCATAA
- the tuaD gene encoding UDP-glucose 6-dehydrogenase TuaD, with protein MKKITVIGTGYVGLVSGTCFSDYGNRVICCDIDAKKIDRLKNYDIPIYEPGLEPLVRKNVERGNLSFTTDISNAIQESDIIFIAVGTPMSPSGEADLSYVKAAAEMIASHMNSYKVIVVKSTVPVGTGRMVQKLIQEHIGERLVSFDVVSNPEFLREGSAVYDCMNMERAIIGSTGEQSADIIRELHAPFETKVLVTDLETAEMIKYAANAFLATKISFINSIANLCERYGADVGHVSEGMGMDSRISGKFLQAGIGYGGSCFPKDTEALRYMSQQVDYDFSMLDAVIQTNEAQRMIVVRKAQDLLGDLGGKTIAVLGLTFKPDTDDLRYAPSLDVIPALVRGGAYVRAFDPVAAHEAEMLLGTERITYYRDLYEAVEGADLCLILTEWEDVLHMDLARVKELVKQPKFVDGRNCFSLELMRQRGFSYRSVGRPDVDGVLV; from the coding sequence ATGAAGAAAATTACGGTCATCGGCACAGGTTATGTCGGATTGGTTTCGGGTACGTGTTTTTCGGATTATGGCAACCGGGTGATATGCTGCGATATTGATGCGAAGAAGATCGATCGTTTGAAGAACTATGACATTCCGATTTACGAGCCCGGGTTAGAGCCTTTGGTGCGCAAGAATGTGGAGCGGGGGAACCTTAGCTTTACGACGGATATTTCGAACGCGATCCAGGAATCCGATATTATCTTCATTGCCGTGGGCACACCGATGTCCCCTTCAGGCGAGGCGGACTTAAGCTATGTGAAAGCCGCGGCGGAGATGATTGCCAGTCATATGAACAGTTACAAGGTGATTGTGGTCAAAAGTACCGTACCTGTCGGGACGGGGCGGATGGTGCAGAAGTTGATTCAGGAACACATAGGGGAGCGGTTAGTCTCCTTCGATGTGGTATCCAATCCGGAGTTTCTTCGGGAAGGCTCAGCGGTTTACGACTGCATGAACATGGAACGCGCCATTATCGGCTCCACCGGGGAGCAATCCGCCGATATTATCCGGGAGCTGCATGCTCCTTTTGAAACCAAAGTGTTGGTTACCGATCTGGAAACGGCCGAAATGATTAAGTATGCCGCCAACGCTTTTCTGGCTACGAAAATTTCGTTTATCAACTCCATCGCGAATCTGTGCGAGCGTTACGGAGCGGATGTAGGGCATGTGTCGGAGGGGATGGGCATGGACAGCCGAATCAGCGGCAAATTCCTGCAAGCGGGCATCGGCTATGGCGGCTCCTGTTTTCCTAAAGATACCGAGGCGCTTCGCTACATGTCACAGCAGGTGGATTATGATTTCTCCATGCTGGATGCCGTTATCCAAACGAATGAAGCTCAACGCATGATTGTTGTCCGCAAGGCGCAGGACCTGTTGGGGGACTTGGGTGGAAAGACGATTGCTGTGCTTGGGTTAACGTTCAAGCCGGATACGGATGATTTGCGCTATGCCCCTTCGTTGGATGTTATCCCCGCACTCGTCAGGGGCGGAGCTTATGTGCGCGCCTTCGACCCGGTTGCTGCGCATGAGGCTGAGATGCTGCTAGGAACCGAACGTATTACATACTATCGTGACTTATACGAAGCGGTGGAGGGGGCGGATCTTTGCTTGATTTTGACCGAGTGGGAGGATGTGCTGCATATGGATTTGGCCCGGGTGAAGGAGCTGGTGAAGCAACCCAAATTCGTGGATGGACGGAATTGCTTCTCGCTTGAGCTAATGCGTCAACGGGGATTCAGCTATCGGTCCGTAGGCCGGCCGGATGTGGACGGCGTCTTGGTCTAG
- a CDS encoding FTR1 family iron permease codes for MDLQAFLITFREALEAILIVGVIVTYLKRIDQSQWNKWVWMGVILALGASYVVALLFQVVLTGYGMMSSQNYLKMGIMVVSALLLTHMILFMSKQGRDLEGEVKTQVTKILTTGSIINMVLHSFLIVLREGVETVFFFAAITGGDIGRALESWGALFGVILALIIGYLFFRSARKVKLSTFFRVTSFFLMLIAAGLLVQAVGIAQDLKIIGTVYRTAGGEVGEVYNITFLMPEHPLDEQQYIRDTGEKPLINGQVGTFLKAFLGYSQNPSVEEFGLYWLFYFVVYILLSAKKKREEQVRAAIAA; via the coding sequence ATGGATTTGCAAGCTTTCTTGATCACGTTTCGGGAAGCGCTGGAAGCGATATTGATTGTGGGTGTCATTGTTACATATTTAAAAAGAATCGATCAATCTCAATGGAATAAATGGGTTTGGATGGGTGTCATACTGGCGCTTGGCGCGAGTTACGTGGTGGCTCTCCTGTTCCAGGTGGTTCTAACCGGATACGGGATGATGTCCAGCCAAAATTACCTGAAGATGGGCATTATGGTCGTTTCCGCCCTCTTGTTAACCCATATGATTCTGTTTATGTCCAAGCAAGGCAGGGACCTCGAGGGTGAAGTGAAAACCCAGGTCACGAAGATTCTTACGACAGGCAGCATTATCAACATGGTGCTTCATTCATTCCTGATCGTTCTCCGGGAAGGCGTCGAAACGGTGTTCTTCTTCGCGGCCATCACGGGAGGAGACATCGGCCGCGCGCTGGAAAGCTGGGGCGCGCTGTTCGGTGTGATCCTGGCGCTGATCATCGGCTACCTGTTCTTCCGTTCCGCCAGAAAGGTGAAGCTGAGCACGTTCTTCCGGGTGACTTCGTTCTTCCTGATGTTGATTGCCGCAGGGTTATTGGTGCAGGCGGTAGGCATCGCCCAGGATCTGAAAATCATCGGCACCGTTTATCGGACCGCTGGCGGCGAAGTGGGCGAGGTGTATAACATCACCTTCCTGATGCCGGAGCATCCCCTGGATGAGCAGCAATACATTCGGGATACCGGCGAGAAGCCGTTGATTAACGGGCAGGTGGGCACGTTCCTGAAAGCATTCCTGGGCTATTCGCAAAACCCGTCCGTTGAAGAATTCGGCTTATATTGGCTGTTCTACTTTGTGGTGTACATCCTGCTTTCTGCCAAGAAGAAGCGCGAGGAACAAGTTCGAGCGGCTATAGCGGCATAA
- a CDS encoding alkaline phosphatase family protein, whose amino-acid sequence MKKASGFEIIAARCWNLLNEGKPFTPIFTVSVYLMYHFRDLGDPGFLASAGLSLLFILPLFALFFLFDFPLMLRNYLWLPLVAALLIWEPFPLSLAWTGLGLYFFFTVYFWGTFYYHLRIGTSWWNFRRFWKLVLKNSDSTSGNAQEQMPKFLLLLFLWEVYTWSLSSGPDQLNPTELLPLLWFTLGLAVYAWILHRNLFDWKPKELATGLTQPLNDPPVAVSEKVIVIVIDGMRKDRFEEANAPFLKQLRAEGTEYTQMETVYPARTVVCFSSMFTGTYPREHGIKSNMVWSLGIKVESIFDSLRRVGRKGRLLGIAHLIDSMGDDVESVTAVMHNDLADRNIIERAKLIMAEQNPDLLVAQLIATDQTGHSMGALYDEYVQKIEEADALIREFTEWLEARGMMKNTTLLICADHGQADGIGGHGHLDEGERFVPFFLHGPHIAQGQRIDTRHSLVSVAPTIAHLLGAPMPSHSRGPVLAEALKAGHGNGTLEGAQLVESDKVSGLGAAEPALGVRR is encoded by the coding sequence ATGAAAAAAGCATCCGGTTTTGAAATTATCGCCGCAAGATGTTGGAACTTGCTAAATGAAGGCAAGCCGTTCACGCCGATTTTTACGGTGTCTGTGTATTTGATGTACCATTTCCGAGACCTTGGTGACCCTGGATTTCTGGCGTCCGCCGGATTGTCCCTGCTGTTCATCCTGCCTTTATTCGCTCTGTTCTTCCTGTTCGACTTTCCGTTAATGCTGCGTAACTACCTGTGGCTTCCCTTGGTTGCGGCGCTCCTGATTTGGGAACCGTTCCCGCTGTCGCTGGCATGGACCGGACTGGGGCTCTATTTCTTTTTCACCGTATACTTCTGGGGCACCTTCTATTATCATCTCCGCATCGGTACCTCTTGGTGGAACTTCCGGCGATTCTGGAAACTGGTTCTGAAGAACAGCGACTCCACCAGCGGCAACGCGCAAGAACAGATGCCTAAGTTTCTGTTGCTGCTTTTTCTATGGGAGGTGTACACATGGTCATTATCCTCCGGGCCCGATCAACTAAACCCAACCGAACTTTTGCCACTCCTGTGGTTTACCCTGGGTCTCGCTGTATACGCATGGATTTTGCACCGTAATCTGTTTGACTGGAAACCGAAAGAACTCGCGACCGGCTTAACGCAACCCCTCAACGACCCACCCGTGGCGGTCAGCGAGAAAGTGATTGTGATCGTGATTGACGGGATGCGGAAGGATCGTTTTGAAGAGGCAAATGCGCCTTTCCTGAAACAGCTGCGCGCCGAAGGTACCGAGTACACCCAGATGGAAACGGTTTATCCCGCGCGGACCGTGGTTTGTTTCTCGTCGATGTTCACCGGGACGTACCCGAGGGAGCACGGCATCAAATCCAATATGGTGTGGAGTTTGGGTATCAAGGTGGAAAGTATCTTCGATTCACTGCGGCGGGTTGGGCGTAAAGGACGTCTCCTCGGTATCGCTCACCTGATCGACTCCATGGGGGACGATGTGGAAAGTGTGACCGCCGTCATGCACAATGACCTCGCGGATCGCAACATTATTGAACGGGCCAAGCTGATTATGGCGGAGCAAAATCCCGACCTTCTGGTAGCGCAGCTCATCGCGACGGATCAAACCGGGCATAGCATGGGCGCGCTGTACGACGAATATGTGCAGAAAATCGAAGAAGCCGACGCCTTAATCCGCGAATTCACGGAATGGCTGGAAGCGCGGGGCATGATGAAGAACACGACGCTGCTCATCTGCGCCGATCACGGCCAAGCTGACGGCATCGGCGGACACGGTCACCTCGATGAGGGCGAGCGCTTCGTGCCGTTCTTCCTGCACGGCCCGCACATCGCGCAAGGTCAGCGCATCGACACGAGGCATTCGCTCGTGTCGGTCGCGCCGACGATCGCGCATCTGCTCGGCGCGCCGATGCCGAGCCACAGCCGCGGCCCCGTGCTGGCGGAAGCGCTGAAGGCAGGGCACGGGAACGGGACCTTGGAGGGGGCTCAGCTCGTTGAGTCCGACAAGGTTTCGGGGCTTGGCGCGGCGGAGCCGGCGCTCGGGGTGAGGCGATGA
- a CDS encoding glycosyltransferase family 2 protein translates to MSERYVVATRTDAERSLPAIVVFLPAHNEEASIGGVIARIPRDFAPGYRVEVLVIDDGSRDGTVAAALAAGADHIVRFPANRGLGAAVRRGLAECCRLDAAAGLMIDADNEYPPEQIPDVLAPILGGEADYTFGSRFLGHIKGMLIHRRLGNYGFTLLQSVLLRKVIYDGQSGMRGFSREAMEEAEIIHDYNYAQVLTLNLVRKGFRLKEVPIQYQVRTEGQSFIKFKAYMSSVLPAIYREMRRPVKRKTKEQRYARRAEEGAGRRQGTAREQTGRT, encoded by the coding sequence ATGAGCGAGCGGTACGTTGTCGCGACTCGGACTGATGCCGAACGGAGCTTGCCGGCGATCGTCGTGTTCTTACCTGCCCATAACGAAGAGGCCAGCATCGGCGGCGTTATCGCCCGCATCCCCCGCGACTTCGCCCCCGGCTACCGGGTCGAAGTGCTTGTCATCGACGACGGTTCCCGGGACGGAACCGTCGCCGCTGCATTGGCGGCGGGCGCGGACCATATCGTCCGCTTCCCCGCCAACCGCGGCCTGGGCGCCGCCGTGCGCCGCGGCCTGGCCGAATGCTGCCGGCTGGATGCCGCAGCCGGCTTAATGATCGACGCGGATAACGAGTATCCGCCGGAGCAGATTCCGGATGTGCTCGCGCCCATCTTGGGTGGAGAGGCCGATTACACGTTCGGCTCGCGTTTCCTCGGGCACATCAAGGGCATGTTGATCCATCGCCGGCTCGGCAACTATGGATTCACGTTACTGCAGTCGGTGCTCCTGCGCAAAGTCATCTACGACGGCCAGTCCGGGATGCGGGGATTCTCGCGCGAGGCGATGGAGGAAGCGGAGATTATTCATGATTACAACTATGCTCAGGTGCTCACGCTGAATCTGGTGCGCAAGGGCTTCCGCCTGAAGGAAGTGCCGATTCAGTACCAAGTGAGAACGGAAGGGCAATCGTTTATTAAATTTAAAGCCTACATGAGTTCAGTGCTGCCAGCCATCTATCGCGAGATGAGACGTCCGGTGAAGCGCAAGACGAAGGAGCAGAGGTATGCGCGGAGAGCGGAAGAAGGAGCAGGGAGAAGACAAGGTACGGCCAGGGAGCAAACAGGGCGAACATAA
- a CDS encoding copper amine oxidase N-terminal domain-containing protein: protein MRTKFTALLTVLALISSVFFGLSSALAADSKYAITADAEVQAQIDAFAAIKKMFDDSAPLADIKAKYEEKFKTQVAAIDATIAEGNPKINDNVLFFLDAAVKGDMNAAQAKQAVDKGLQWYFYFLTKSMFSKQVRPALEAKDTAKAKVELEKAIQIYEQVLEPTVVKRDAKFKTKMQDELATVVIPSLQKDVAAGDLDNYKLHYQMYDKTLIKMFSYAALTYAEVSPTKPVADQPAAMTEGYFFFSSVYSYLKGGSAADADYILKAFATGKASELDLAKIKTAMNRAMIGKVREYVLKAADYASQGKSIEAQVYAMEGNMFLAAQEVFISEKLGADAYTAAVLNGVQFAKAIAANDVKTAQAHTFQVMKTLAKLNGLSFIIGTKSVEVNGVKNTITNASFANAKTNRTLVPTRYAELLGATVTFQPTTKKIVINYNGTTTELLPNEAAVTVNGEVNAEKKLDQPVVALKGVSYIPMRAVANLIGYEAFYAKGEVLIVK from the coding sequence ATGCGCACAAAATTCACAGCTTTACTTACGGTACTCGCCCTGATTTCTTCTGTATTTTTCGGATTGTCCTCCGCCTTGGCCGCGGATAGCAAGTATGCAATTACAGCTGACGCCGAAGTTCAGGCACAGATTGACGCTTTTGCCGCAATAAAGAAAATGTTCGATGATTCCGCACCGCTGGCTGATATTAAAGCCAAATATGAAGAGAAATTCAAAACACAAGTTGCAGCCATTGACGCGACGATCGCCGAAGGCAACCCGAAAATCAACGACAACGTTTTATTCTTCCTGGACGCTGCGGTGAAAGGCGACATGAACGCCGCCCAAGCGAAGCAAGCGGTAGACAAAGGTTTACAATGGTACTTCTACTTTCTGACGAAGAGCATGTTCAGCAAGCAAGTAAGACCGGCACTTGAAGCGAAGGACACGGCGAAAGCTAAAGTGGAACTGGAGAAAGCGATCCAAATCTACGAGCAGGTGCTGGAGCCGACCGTAGTGAAGCGCGACGCCAAGTTTAAGACGAAGATGCAAGATGAGCTCGCTACCGTGGTTATCCCATCCTTGCAGAAGGATGTAGCCGCAGGAGACCTGGATAACTACAAGTTGCACTACCAAATGTACGACAAGACTCTGATCAAAATGTTTTCTTACGCAGCCCTGACGTACGCTGAAGTTTCTCCGACGAAGCCGGTTGCGGACCAACCTGCGGCGATGACGGAAGGTTACTTCTTCTTCTCTTCCGTATACAGCTACCTGAAAGGCGGCAGCGCGGCAGATGCAGACTATATTCTGAAAGCTTTTGCAACCGGTAAAGCCTCTGAGCTGGATCTTGCGAAAATCAAAACAGCGATGAACCGCGCCATGATCGGCAAGGTTAGAGAATACGTGTTGAAAGCCGCGGATTACGCGTCCCAAGGCAAGTCCATTGAAGCGCAAGTGTATGCTATGGAAGGTAACATGTTCCTTGCAGCTCAAGAAGTATTCATTTCTGAGAAATTAGGCGCGGATGCTTATACAGCGGCTGTTCTCAACGGCGTTCAATTCGCCAAAGCCATTGCGGCTAACGATGTAAAAACAGCCCAAGCCCACACGTTCCAAGTGATGAAGACATTAGCGAAGCTAAACGGACTTTCCTTCATCATCGGTACCAAATCCGTTGAAGTTAACGGCGTGAAGAACACGATCACGAATGCTTCCTTCGCTAACGCAAAGACGAACCGCACCCTGGTTCCAACGCGTTATGCCGAGTTGTTGGGAGCAACGGTTACTTTTCAACCGACAACGAAAAAGATCGTCATCAACTACAACGGCACAACAACGGAGTTGCTTCCGAACGAAGCAGCAGTTACGGTGAACGGTGAAGTGAATGCCGAGAAGAAGCTGGATCAACCGGTTGTAGCTTTGAAGGGTGTAAGTTATATCCCGATGCGCGCCGTAGCGAACTTAATCGGATATGAAGCTTTTTACGCTAAAGGTGAAGTACTTATCGTTAAGTAA